In the Pseudothauera hydrothermalis genome, one interval contains:
- a CDS encoding amino acid ABC transporter ATP-binding protein has protein sequence MIELQGVNKWYGEFHVLKDINLSVRQGERIVLCGPSGSGKSTTIRCINRLEEHQTGRIVVDGVELTSDLKHIEAIRREVGMVFQHFNLFPHLTVLQNCTLAPMWVRNMPKREAEEIAMEYLARVRIPEQAHKYPGQLSGGQQQRVAIARALCMKPKIMLFDEPTSALDPEMVKEVLDTMIQLADSGMTMLCVTHEMGFARTVADRVIFMDRGEIIEQAPPETFFANPQNERTKTFLGQILNH, from the coding sequence ATGATCGAGCTTCAGGGGGTCAATAAATGGTATGGGGAGTTCCATGTCCTGAAGGACATCAACCTCTCGGTACGCCAAGGCGAGCGCATCGTACTGTGCGGGCCGTCGGGTTCGGGTAAGTCCACCACCATCCGCTGCATCAACCGGCTGGAAGAACACCAGACAGGCAGAATCGTGGTCGATGGGGTGGAGCTGACCTCCGACCTCAAGCACATCGAGGCCATCCGCCGCGAAGTCGGCATGGTGTTCCAGCACTTCAATCTCTTTCCTCATCTGACCGTGCTGCAAAACTGCACATTGGCGCCGATGTGGGTACGCAACATGCCCAAACGTGAAGCCGAAGAAATCGCCATGGAATACCTTGCCCGGGTGCGCATTCCAGAGCAGGCCCACAAGTACCCCGGTCAGTTGTCCGGCGGCCAGCAGCAGCGCGTGGCCATTGCCCGCGCGCTGTGCATGAAGCCAAAAATCATGCTGTTCGACGAGCCGACTTCGGCGCTCGACCCCGAGATGGTCAAGGAGGTGCTCGATACCATGATCCAGCTTGCCGACAGCGGCATGACCATGCTGTGCGTCACCCACGAGATGGGCTTTGCCCGGACCGTGGCCGACCGGGTGATCTTCATGGACCGTGGCGAGATCATCGAACAGGCCCCGCCGGAGACGTTCTTCGCCAATCCGCAAAACGAGCGCACCAAAACCTTCCTGGGGCAGATTCTCAACCACTGA
- a CDS encoding DOMON-like domain-containing protein yields the protein MPESRAPDCRLRPLRGANIGAFSASSCSMPVRLPARLTLRPHPTSPAGPVQALTVDLDHHAEGGLRLSFALAHDGNLLIPAPQPPEPADGLWAHTCCEAFVTVAGEAGYREYNFSPSGQWASYAFSAYRQRAALPDALPAPVIDTVATPGLLSLHATLPARLLPAAPPGRLLMLGLSAVCEARDGTLQYWALCHPAERPDFHHRRSFALALAPLSGSARP from the coding sequence TTGCCTGAAAGCCGCGCACCGGACTGTCGCCTGCGCCCCCTGCGGGGCGCTAACATTGGCGCCTTTTCCGCCAGTTCATGCTCCATGCCGGTCCGCCTGCCCGCGCGCCTCACCCTACGCCCGCATCCCACCAGCCCGGCGGGGCCGGTGCAGGCGCTCACCGTCGACCTCGACCACCACGCCGAAGGCGGCCTGCGTTTGTCTTTTGCGCTGGCACACGACGGCAACTTGCTGATCCCGGCGCCGCAGCCCCCTGAGCCGGCCGACGGTCTGTGGGCACACACCTGCTGTGAGGCTTTCGTCACGGTGGCGGGCGAAGCGGGCTACCGGGAATACAACTTCTCGCCATCGGGCCAGTGGGCCAGCTACGCGTTCAGCGCCTACCGCCAGCGCGCCGCCCTGCCCGACGCCCTGCCCGCGCCCGTCATCGACACCGTCGCCACCCCCGGCCTGCTGAGTCTGCACGCCACCCTGCCGGCGCGGCTGTTGCCGGCGGCCCCGCCCGGCCGCCTGCTCATGCTCGGTCTCAGCGCGGTCTGCGAAGCGCGCGACGGCACGTTGCAGTACTGGGCGCTGTGCCACCCCGCTGAACGCCCCGATTTCCACCACCGGCGTAGCTTCGCGCTGGCCCTTGCACCGCTTTCCGGAAGCGCTCGACCATGA
- a CDS encoding exo-beta-N-acetylmuramidase NamZ domain-containing protein: MTRTLFGLDRLIADSALRRPLAGRRVALLAHPASVTADLTHALDALAALPDLHLTAAFGPQHGLRGDKQDNMIESPDFVDPRHGIPVFSLYGEVRRPTDAMMSSFDVLLVDLQDLGCRIYTFITTLRYVLEAAARHGKSVWVLDRPNPAGRPVEGTLLRPGWESFVGAGPLPMRHGLTMGELAHWFVAELKLDVDLQVIAMAGWQPDAAPGHGWPLGERTWVNPSPNAPNLWMARCYAGTVMLEGTTLSEGRGTTRPLELFGAPDLDARALMAEMHALAPQWLAGCRLRECWFEPTFHKHAGKLCNGVHIHVEDGAYDHAAFRPWRLMALAFKALRRLAPDYPLWRDFPYEYEHDRLAIDLINGSPLLREWVDDAAAEPGDLEALAHDDETAWREASAPIRRYPD; the protein is encoded by the coding sequence ATGACTCGCACCCTTTTTGGCCTGGATCGTTTGATCGCCGACTCCGCCTTGCGCCGCCCGCTAGCCGGCCGCCGTGTTGCCCTGCTCGCCCATCCGGCCTCGGTCACCGCGGACCTGACCCATGCGCTCGACGCCCTCGCCGCCCTGCCCGACCTGCACCTCACCGCCGCCTTCGGCCCCCAGCACGGCCTGCGCGGCGACAAGCAGGACAACATGATCGAATCGCCGGATTTCGTCGATCCACGGCATGGCATCCCGGTGTTCAGCCTCTACGGCGAAGTGCGCCGCCCCACCGACGCAATGATGTCCAGCTTCGATGTGCTGCTGGTCGACCTGCAGGACCTGGGCTGCCGCATCTACACCTTCATCACCACGCTGCGCTACGTGCTGGAGGCTGCCGCCCGCCACGGCAAGTCGGTGTGGGTGCTCGACCGCCCCAACCCGGCCGGTCGGCCGGTGGAAGGCACGCTCTTGCGCCCGGGCTGGGAGAGCTTCGTGGGCGCCGGCCCCTTGCCGATGCGCCACGGCCTCACCATGGGCGAACTCGCCCACTGGTTCGTTGCCGAACTCAAACTGGACGTGGACCTGCAGGTGATTGCCATGGCCGGCTGGCAGCCGGACGCCGCCCCCGGCCACGGCTGGCCGCTGGGCGAGCGGACCTGGGTGAACCCCAGCCCGAACGCGCCCAACCTGTGGATGGCACGCTGCTACGCCGGCACCGTGATGCTGGAAGGCACCACGCTGTCGGAAGGGCGCGGCACCACCCGCCCGCTGGAGCTATTCGGCGCGCCGGACCTCGACGCCCGCGCGCTGATGGCCGAGATGCACGCCCTGGCCCCGCAGTGGTTGGCCGGCTGCCGGCTGCGCGAATGCTGGTTCGAGCCCACCTTCCACAAGCACGCCGGCAAACTGTGCAACGGCGTGCACATCCATGTGGAGGACGGCGCCTATGACCACGCCGCCTTCCGCCCCTGGCGGCTGATGGCCTTGGCCTTCAAGGCGCTGCGCCGGCTGGCGCCGGACTACCCGCTGTGGCGCGACTTTCCCTACGAGTACGAACATGATCGCCTGGCGATCGACTTGATCAACGGCAGCCCGCTACTGCGCGAATGGGTGGACGATGCGGCCGCCGAACCGGGCGATCTGGAAGCGCTGGCCCACGACGACGAGACCGCCTGGCGCGAAGCCAGCGCCCCAATCCGGCGCTATCCCGACTAG
- a CDS encoding SulP family inorganic anion transporter, translating into MAFSFGKAGLRGDLFGGLTAGVVALPLALAFGVASGAGAAAGLYGAIALGLVAALCGGTRMQISGPTGPMTVVFASTLVAVGGDLALAMAAVLIGGLGQVLLGAVKAGALVRFIPYPVVSGFMSGIGVIIILLQIAPLVGAQPQSAPLKAALALPATLAAVNGQALLLGILTLIVVFGMPMRISRIVPAPLVALIAMTLLSVGAGFQVPVIGEIPLGLPELVVPQFSMDSWTTVLVLGATLAVLGSIDSLLTSLVADSITRTRHDPNRELLGQGLGNMLCAFVGGLPGAGATMRTVVNIKAGGSGRLSGVVHALFLLAMLLGAAPLAEQIPLAVLAGILIKVGADILDYRLLRLVRTAPRSDLSVMTVVFVLTVFVDLIVAVGAGVVLSMGLIIHQLIGQASFKVWPEDEAAVPTAGPGSTMRDRVRVLEVAGPFFFGSTSRLLDRVDQVLGTRAVVFDCSRVPFMDLSAVFALEEMIEGLQAQGIAAFVVVPPAIRAQLAALRAPNLPADILFDDYAQAKAAARAVADGAPGRSQT; encoded by the coding sequence ATGGCGTTCTCTTTTGGCAAGGCCGGATTGCGCGGCGACTTGTTCGGCGGACTCACCGCCGGGGTGGTGGCGCTGCCGCTGGCGCTGGCCTTTGGCGTCGCCTCCGGCGCGGGCGCGGCCGCCGGGCTGTATGGCGCGATTGCGCTCGGTCTGGTGGCTGCGCTGTGTGGCGGCACACGGATGCAGATTTCCGGTCCCACCGGGCCAATGACCGTGGTGTTCGCCTCCACGCTGGTGGCGGTCGGCGGCGATTTGGCGTTAGCCATGGCGGCGGTGCTGATCGGCGGCTTGGGGCAGGTCCTGCTCGGCGCGGTCAAGGCCGGCGCCTTGGTGCGCTTTATTCCCTATCCGGTGGTGTCCGGCTTCATGAGCGGCATCGGGGTGATCATCATTTTGCTGCAGATCGCGCCGTTGGTGGGCGCGCAGCCCCAGTCCGCGCCGCTCAAGGCGGCGCTGGCGTTGCCGGCCACGCTGGCGGCGGTCAACGGCCAGGCGCTACTGCTGGGCATCCTTACCCTGATCGTCGTTTTTGGCATGCCGATGCGGATCAGCCGTATCGTGCCGGCGCCGCTGGTGGCGCTGATCGCGATGACTCTGTTGTCGGTAGGCGCGGGTTTCCAGGTGCCGGTGATCGGCGAAATTCCGCTGGGCCTGCCGGAGCTGGTAGTGCCGCAATTTTCCATGGATAGCTGGACGACCGTGTTGGTGCTGGGCGCGACCTTGGCGGTGCTGGGCAGCATCGACAGCCTGCTGACTTCGCTGGTGGCCGACTCGATCACCCGCACCCGCCACGACCCCAACCGCGAACTGCTCGGCCAGGGCTTGGGCAACATGCTGTGCGCGTTCGTCGGTGGCTTGCCGGGGGCGGGGGCGACCATGCGTACCGTGGTCAATATCAAGGCCGGCGGCAGCGGACGGCTGTCGGGCGTGGTGCATGCACTGTTTTTGCTCGCCATGCTGTTGGGTGCGGCGCCCTTGGCCGAACAGATCCCGTTGGCCGTGCTGGCTGGCATTCTCATCAAGGTGGGTGCGGATATCCTCGACTATCGCCTGCTCAGGCTGGTGCGTACCGCGCCGCGCAGCGATCTTTCGGTCATGACCGTGGTATTCGTGCTGACGGTGTTCGTGGACCTGATCGTCGCGGTCGGCGCCGGGGTGGTGTTGTCGATGGGTTTGATCATCCACCAGCTGATCGGTCAGGCGAGCTTCAAGGTATGGCCCGAGGACGAAGCGGCCGTGCCCACGGCCGGCCCCGGTAGCACGATGCGCGATCGCGTGCGGGTGTTGGAGGTGGCGGGACCGTTTTTCTTCGGCTCCACCAGCCGCTTGCTGGATCGGGTCGATCAGGTGCTGGGCACCCGAGCGGTGGTTTTCGATTGCAGCCGGGTGCCGTTCATGGATTTGTCCGCGGTATTTGCCTTGGAGGAAATGATCGAGGGTTTGCAGGCGCAAGGCATTGCGGCTTTCGTTGTGGTGCCGCCGGCCATCCGCGCGCAGTTGGCGGCGCTGCGGGCACCGAATCTGCCGGCGGACATTCTTTTCGACGACTATGCGCAAGCCAAGGCTGCTGCGCGTGCAGTGGCCGATGGCGCGCCAGGGCGCTCGCAAACCTAG
- a CDS encoding thioredoxin family protein produces the protein MACIEVTSENFEQIINDNPIVFLDFWATWCGPCKSFGPVFEAAAEANPDIVFGKIDTDAQQELASVFGIRSVPTLAVIRERIMVFRESGAIPANALQHIVDGARQLDMDEVRAEIAAQQAGQQQD, from the coding sequence ATGGCCTGCATTGAAGTGACCAGCGAGAATTTTGAGCAAATCATCAACGACAACCCGATCGTGTTCCTGGATTTCTGGGCCACTTGGTGCGGGCCGTGCAAGAGCTTCGGCCCGGTTTTCGAGGCTGCCGCCGAGGCTAACCCGGACATCGTTTTCGGCAAGATCGACACCGACGCGCAGCAGGAGCTGGCTTCGGTGTTCGGCATCCGCTCGGTGCCCACGCTGGCGGTGATCCGCGAGCGCATCATGGTGTTCCGCGAATCCGGCGCGATTCCCGCCAACGCTCTGCAGCACATCGTAGACGGCGCGCGCCAGCTCGACATGGACGAGGTGCGCGCCGAGATCGCCGCACAACAGGCCGGGCAGCAGCAGGACTGA
- a CDS encoding LysR substrate-binding domain-containing protein, producing MELRHLRYFVAVAETLSFTRAAQRLHIGQPPLSMQIRDLEAELGARLFERSRRKVALTEAGRRFLEHARAILARAAHAAEDARRAAAGELGELRVGFTSSLPYTEIMPDVLSAFRRRYPEVRLQLRELFTTAQFAALAEGELDVGLVRVGADAPPSGIALRELAREPLLLVMPAAHRLAQRAALSFAELAGEEFITFPPGTGTGLPDKLEQLARAAGFAPRIVQTAREATTQIGLVAAGLGLALLPAPLACVRIPRVRYLRLTDAGADFPLSVAWPDGEPPAVTVRFLAVLDEVLQSRAPYPELG from the coding sequence ATGGAGCTGCGTCACCTGCGTTACTTCGTTGCCGTGGCGGAAACCTTGAGCTTTACCCGCGCGGCGCAGCGTTTGCATATCGGTCAGCCGCCTTTGTCGATGCAAATCCGCGACTTGGAAGCGGAGCTGGGGGCGCGGCTGTTCGAGCGCTCGCGGCGCAAGGTGGCGCTCACCGAGGCCGGGCGGCGTTTCCTGGAGCACGCCCGGGCCATCCTGGCGCGTGCCGCCCACGCGGCCGAAGATGCGCGCCGTGCCGCGGCCGGTGAGCTGGGCGAGCTGCGGGTGGGTTTTACCTCGTCGCTGCCTTACACCGAGATCATGCCCGACGTGCTTTCGGCTTTTCGGCGCCGTTATCCCGAAGTCCGCCTGCAACTGCGCGAACTATTCACTACCGCGCAATTTGCCGCGCTGGCCGAAGGCGAGCTGGATGTGGGCCTGGTGCGGGTGGGCGCGGATGCACCGCCTTCTGGCATAGCGCTGCGCGAGCTGGCGCGCGAGCCGTTGCTTCTGGTCATGCCCGCCGCGCACCGGCTGGCGCAGCGCGCAGCCTTGAGTTTTGCCGAATTGGCGGGGGAGGAATTCATCACCTTTCCGCCGGGTACCGGCACTGGACTGCCGGATAAATTGGAGCAACTGGCGCGTGCGGCCGGCTTTGCCCCCCGGATTGTGCAGACCGCCCGCGAAGCCACCACCCAGATCGGCCTGGTGGCCGCCGGCCTGGGCTTGGCGCTGCTGCCTGCGCCGCTGGCCTGTGTGCGCATTCCGCGGGTGCGCTATCTGCGTCTGACCGATGCCGGCGCCGACTTTCCGTTGTCGGTGGCTTGGCCGGACGGTGAGCCGCCAGCGGTCACCGTGCGTTTTCTGGCGGTGTTGGACGAGGTGTTGCAAAGCCGCGCGCCGTATCCAGAACTGGGGTAG
- a CDS encoding MFS transporter has protein sequence MFVGGFATFAMLYGTQPILPLLSSEFAVSPAHASLSVSAGTGALALALIPASVLSDRYGRSRVMNVALTVAAVLALAAAFVGNFDQLLVLRALLGLALAGLPAAAMAWLGEEIEAGAQGRAMGLYIAGNALGGMSGRFLAALLTDFTHWRIALGVLGVLGIAAALAFWRWLPASRHFQPRPATPRRILGDVVAIYRDAGLPWLFLTAFVIMGAFVGLYNYLGFRLHEPPFGLGQSAIGAVFLLYLVGTFASAWAGRLADRIGRHNVLWIMTLVMAAGLALTVSDHLPVLITGVGIFTFGYFATHTAASSWVGKRAGDRRALAAALYLCSYYFGSSVLGTLGGLAWSAGRWPGMVAMLLACTTAALAVALYLRRLGSARG, from the coding sequence CTGTTCGTCGGCGGCTTTGCCACGTTTGCCATGCTGTACGGCACCCAGCCGATTCTGCCCCTGTTGTCCAGCGAATTCGCGGTCAGTCCGGCGCACGCCAGCCTGTCGGTATCGGCCGGCACCGGCGCCTTGGCGCTGGCGCTGATCCCCGCCAGCGTGCTGTCCGACCGTTACGGGCGCAGCCGGGTGATGAACGTGGCGCTGACCGTAGCGGCCGTGCTTGCGCTGGCCGCAGCCTTTGTCGGCAACTTCGACCAGTTGCTGGTGCTGCGCGCCCTGCTCGGCCTGGCCCTGGCCGGCCTGCCGGCTGCAGCCATGGCCTGGCTGGGCGAAGAAATCGAAGCCGGCGCGCAAGGCCGTGCCATGGGGCTTTACATTGCCGGCAACGCGCTCGGCGGCATGAGCGGGCGCTTTCTGGCCGCATTGCTGACCGACTTCACCCACTGGCGGATCGCGCTCGGGGTGCTGGGTGTGCTCGGGATCGCGGCAGCGCTGGCTTTCTGGCGCTGGCTGCCGGCTTCCCGCCACTTCCAGCCGCGTCCGGCCACGCCGCGGCGCATCCTGGGCGACGTGGTGGCGATTTACCGCGACGCCGGCCTGCCATGGTTGTTCCTGACCGCCTTCGTGATCATGGGTGCTTTCGTCGGGCTCTATAACTACCTGGGCTTCCGGCTGCACGAGCCGCCCTTCGGGCTGGGGCAGAGCGCAATCGGCGCCGTCTTCCTGCTCTACCTGGTGGGTACCTTCGCCTCCGCCTGGGCCGGACGGCTTGCCGACCGCATCGGCCGGCACAACGTGCTGTGGATCATGACCCTGGTGATGGCCGCCGGACTGGCACTGACGGTCAGCGACCATCTGCCGGTGCTGATCACCGGCGTGGGCATCTTCACCTTCGGCTATTTCGCCACCCACACCGCCGCCAGCAGCTGGGTCGGCAAGCGTGCCGGCGACCGGCGCGCCCTGGCGGCCGCGCTCTACCTGTGCAGCTATTACTTTGGTAGCAGCGTACTCGGCACCTTGGGCGGTTTGGCCTGGAGCGCCGGACGCTGGCCCGGCATGGTGGCCATGCTGCTCGCCTGCACCACGGCGGCCTTGGCGGTAGCGCTCTACCTGCGTCGCCTGGGCTCTGCTAGGGGTTAG
- a CDS encoding CRISPR-associated helicase/endonuclease Cas3 yields the protein MLDVAATASVIVEREPATTRHRLAEILGLPWEQALPWLLLLIAAHDLGKACPGFQCKWQNLSGLNPGRNPNVRVNHAYVSQIALSAWLVERGWPDELARLAADAVGCHHGSRAAPTALEALEWDRSALGRDEWAAARHALLDILFDVFQPTATPEKAALDGPAFMLLAGLTSFADWIGSNTEWFTFGTEAEDPAAWFAARRACAQQALDALGWRSRTPLLTSPCSFQEVFGFPPRPLQEAVAAMLAGLDAPAILLIEAPMGEGKTEAAWFAHLELQRRFQHRGLYIALPTQATGNAMFARTLAFLRARDAGRQLDLQLLHGGTLHNEAFQQLRLASVHDDDHSATGQVRAAEWFTHKKRALLSEYGVGTVDQALLPVLPVRHHFVRLWGLANRVVVFDEIHAYDAYTGTLLIHLVRWLHALGSSVLLLSATLPPAIRRELARVVGGELPATPAAYPRLSVFSTGCVRQTHFEADPARRVTIDIQPIGSALEDMRMALLRQLAGGGMGLALVNTVERAQALYGLFAEGRPLLWEGEQVGKQLDDGTEIYLFHARFPANQRQLREQRVLDIFGKTGGQDGELRSGRKLLIATQVAEQSLDLDFDLIATDLAPIDLLLQRAGRLWRHPRPRRPVAAPLLLVAGLAGDAPDDFGRPLWWSAVYAESILLRTWCLLRQPEHRQLTLPDDIDTLVQAVYEENVPIPAELQARLDKALIESDGEGIAKTQQAHGAIIGLPDDASWDDPARFVLHDEDDPYVHRTLAAQTRLGDESLTVIPLGPADGFEAGSTPSFEQARAWSLRALPVGRKGVVKRLKALGIPDSWQQSPLLRNHFPLCLDEEGRWLADESVRLDPALGLIYGNQT from the coding sequence ATGCTCGATGTCGCCGCTACCGCATCGGTCATCGTAGAACGCGAACCAGCCACCACCCGCCATCGGCTCGCTGAGATACTCGGCCTGCCATGGGAGCAGGCACTGCCTTGGCTGTTATTGCTGATTGCAGCCCACGATCTCGGCAAAGCCTGCCCGGGGTTCCAGTGCAAATGGCAAAACCTCTCAGGGCTGAATCCGGGCCGCAACCCAAATGTCCGTGTCAATCATGCTTACGTCAGCCAGATCGCGCTGTCGGCATGGCTCGTTGAGCGTGGCTGGCCCGACGAGCTTGCCCGACTGGCCGCCGATGCGGTGGGCTGTCACCACGGCAGTCGAGCCGCGCCAACGGCGCTTGAAGCACTCGAGTGGGATCGCAGTGCCCTCGGTCGGGACGAATGGGCAGCAGCCCGCCATGCTTTGCTCGATATCCTGTTCGATGTCTTCCAGCCCACCGCAACGCCCGAGAAGGCGGCGCTTGACGGCCCGGCGTTCATGCTGCTGGCCGGCCTGACCAGCTTCGCCGACTGGATCGGCTCGAATACCGAGTGGTTTACGTTCGGTACCGAGGCCGAAGATCCCGCCGCGTGGTTCGCCGCACGCCGGGCCTGCGCGCAACAGGCACTGGACGCGCTCGGCTGGCGGTCCCGCACGCCGCTATTGACCAGTCCGTGCAGTTTTCAGGAGGTGTTCGGTTTCCCGCCGCGTCCGCTGCAAGAAGCCGTCGCCGCCATGCTGGCGGGCCTCGACGCGCCGGCCATCCTGCTGATCGAAGCGCCCATGGGCGAAGGCAAGACCGAAGCCGCCTGGTTCGCCCATCTGGAACTGCAGCGGCGTTTCCAGCACCGGGGTCTGTACATCGCCTTGCCCACCCAGGCGACCGGCAATGCCATGTTTGCCCGCACCCTGGCTTTCCTGCGCGCGCGGGATGCCGGCCGCCAGCTGGATCTACAGCTGTTGCATGGCGGCACGCTGCACAACGAGGCGTTCCAGCAACTGCGGCTGGCCTCCGTGCATGACGATGACCACTCCGCTACCGGCCAGGTCAGGGCGGCCGAGTGGTTCACCCACAAGAAGCGGGCGCTGCTGTCCGAATACGGCGTGGGTACGGTGGATCAGGCGCTGCTACCGGTGCTGCCGGTGCGTCATCACTTCGTGCGCCTGTGGGGGCTCGCCAACCGGGTGGTGGTGTTCGACGAAATCCACGCCTACGACGCCTATACCGGCACCTTGCTGATTCATCTGGTGCGTTGGCTGCATGCGCTGGGTTCGTCGGTGCTGCTGCTGTCGGCGACCTTGCCGCCAGCCATCCGGCGCGAACTGGCCCGGGTGGTCGGGGGCGAGTTGCCCGCCACCCCAGCCGCTTATCCTCGGCTCAGTGTGTTCTCCACCGGCTGCGTCCGGCAAACCCATTTCGAGGCTGATCCCGCGCGGCGCGTGACCATCGACATCCAGCCCATCGGCTCGGCGCTGGAGGACATGCGGATGGCACTGCTACGGCAGCTCGCCGGTGGCGGCATGGGCCTGGCGCTGGTCAACACGGTAGAGCGGGCACAGGCACTCTACGGCCTGTTTGCCGAAGGCCGCCCGCTGCTGTGGGAGGGCGAGCAGGTCGGCAAGCAGCTGGACGATGGCACCGAAATCTATCTGTTCCACGCCCGTTTTCCGGCCAACCAGCGGCAGCTGCGCGAACAGCGGGTGCTCGACATCTTCGGCAAGACGGGCGGCCAAGACGGTGAACTGCGCAGCGGACGCAAGCTCCTGATCGCCACCCAGGTGGCCGAACAGAGCCTCGATCTGGATTTCGATCTGATTGCCACCGATCTGGCGCCCATCGACCTGCTGCTGCAGCGGGCGGGGCGGCTGTGGCGCCATCCCCGGCCGCGCCGCCCGGTCGCGGCACCGTTGCTGCTGGTCGCCGGGCTCGCTGGCGACGCGCCGGATGACTTCGGCCGGCCCCTGTGGTGGAGCGCGGTCTATGCGGAATCCATCCTGCTGCGCACTTGGTGCCTGCTGCGCCAGCCGGAGCATCGGCAGCTCACCCTGCCCGACGACATCGACACTCTGGTGCAGGCGGTCTACGAGGAAAATGTCCCCATCCCGGCCGAATTGCAGGCGCGGCTCGACAAGGCGCTGATCGAATCCGACGGTGAGGGCATCGCCAAGACCCAGCAGGCCCACGGCGCCATCATCGGCCTGCCCGACGATGCCTCGTGGGACGATCCGGCACGCTTCGTCCTGCATGACGAAGACGATCCCTATGTACATCGCACCCTGGCCGCCCAGACCCGTCTGGGCGACGAGTCCCTGACCGTGATTCCCCTCGGGCCGGCCGACGGCTTCGAAGCAGGGAGCACCCCCAGCTTCGAGCAGGCCAGGGCGTGGTCGCTGCGCGCCCTGCCGGTCGGGCGCAAGGGTGTGGTGAAGCGGCTCAAGGCGCTGGGCATTCCCGATTCCTGGCAGCAGTCCCCGCTGCTGCGCAACCACTTTCCCCTGTGCCTGGACGAAGAAGGCCGTT